The window CGCAGGTAGATTTGGTGCAGGAGATGCTCAATGGATGACAGCGGGCAAAGGAATTCAGCATTCAGAAATGTTTCCTCTGCTACACACGGATAAGCCAAATACCTTAGAGATTTTTCAAATTTGGTTGAACCTCCCTAGCCAAAGCAAATTGGCAGAGCCTCATTATAAAATGCTATGGAACGAGAGCATACCAAAGATTGAAGAAGTAGATACAAATGGTAATAAAACAACCCTTGAGATTTATGCCGGAAGCTATAAAGCGAACGAAGCACCCAAACCAACACCAGATTCTTGGGCTGCCAATCCTGAAAATGGAGTGGCCATATTTAGTGTAAAAATGGAGGCGAATGCTGAGTGGATTCTCCCTGCCTCACTGAACGATCAGGTGCACAATACACTGTATTTCTATAATGGGAATACCATACATTTGGGAGACACAAAAATTGATGTCAACCATCTTGTGAAGGTGCTTCCCGGAAAGAGTGTACAAATAACCAATGGAGACAAAGTAGCAGAATTTCTTATTCTGCAAGGAAAGCCTATCAATGAA of the Cyclobacterium marinum DSM 745 genome contains:
- a CDS encoding pirin family protein, with protein sequence MKDKILAIEVLQMPWRTEDPFLFTVHHLDHYPKGNEKMGLDPSQAAGRVLGQDFSNKNGYSMYHGKVVPGFPYHPHLGFETITIGKQGFVDHSDSLGGAGRFGAGDAQWMTAGKGIQHSEMFPLLHTDKPNTLEIFQIWLNLPSQSKLAEPHYKMLWNESIPKIEEVDTNGNKTTLEIYAGSYKANEAPKPTPDSWAANPENGVAIFSVKMEANAEWILPASLNDQVHNTLYFYNGNTIHLGDTKIDVNHLVKVLPGKSVQITNGDKVAEFLILQGKPINEPVALRGPFVMNTDEELNLGFAEYRKTQFGGWPWPQTEQVFDRAKGRFAKYPDGSSEEK